The Acidipropionibacterium virtanenii DNA segment TCACCAATGAGGCCGCCGGGCGGTGGCTGCTGGTGAGGGTCGACGTCGACGCCACCCCCCAGATCGCCCAGGCGCTGCGCGTCCAGGCCGTGCCCACCCTGCTGCCGATCCTCGCCGGGCAACCCGTCTCCCAGCCCATTCAGGGCACTCTCGGCGCCGATCAGCTCAAGGACCTCACCGATCAGATCTCCGAGCTCGCCGTGGCGAATGGCATCACCGGGCGTGCGGCGCCCGTCGCCACCGCGCCGGCACCGGTCGAGGGGCAGGACGGCGAGCAGGCCCCCGCGACCGACCCGCGCACCGCCGCGGTGGAGAAACTGCTCCATCAGGGCCGCTACGCCGACGCCGTCCTCGGCTACGACGAGCTGCTCGCCAAGACTCCCGGAGATCCCGTGCTGCTCGCCGGCCGGGCCGGCGCGGCCACCCTGCAGCGCCTGGACGGGCAGGACCCTCACGCGCTGCTGGAGGCCGGCGAGGCGGCGGCTCCCGGCGACGTCGACGCTCAGCTGGCCGCGGCCGACGTCGAGCTCATGGGAGGCGACCCCGCCAAGGCCTTCGACCGGATCATCGGCGCCATCCGCGTCACCCGCGAGGAGGAGCGCGAGCGGGCCCGCACCCGCCTTCTCGAACTCTTCGAGATGGTCGGGAGCGCCGACCCCGCCGTCGCCCCGGCCCGTCGAGCCCTGGCGGCCGCACTGTTCTGAACTGTCCATGGAGAGGGCGACCCCTCCACGTCGCTCCGCTCGCTGCCTCGGGCGGGTCGGGTCCGCGTCCGGGGGCGGCGGGTTTCCGCGCAGGGCGAGGGCCCACGCTTAACGCGCTTCTGGGAGTTGCCCCTAGCATGGCCGCATGGACTGGACCGCATACTCGGGAGCGCTCTTCGATCTGGATGGCGTCCTGACCCCGACCGCTATCATCCACCGCCGGGCCTGGGCCGAGATGTTCAACGGTTTCCTCGCCCGATATCCCGAGGCTCGGCCGTACACCGATGATGACTACTTCGCCTTCGTCGACGGCAAACCCCGTTACGACGGGGTGCGTGACGTGCTGGTGGACCGGGGGATCACGCTGCCCCAGGGGAGCCCCTCCGACGCCGCCTCCGCCGAGACCGTCTGCGGTCTGGGCAACCGTAAGAACGACGTCTTCGTGCAGGTGCTCTCGCGCGACGGCATCGGACCCTACCCCGGCTCCCAGCATCTGGTCGACGTGCTCATCTCGCGCCGTGTGGCGATGGGGGTGGTCTCCTCCTCCCGCAATGCGGATCCGGTCCTGAGGGCGTCGGGCCTGCGGGACAGATTCTCCGTGCTGGTCGACGGGGACGTGGCGGCCCGAGAGGGGCTGAAGGGCAAGCCGGCTCCCGACACCTATCTTCGGGGCGCTCAGCTGCTCGGCCTGGATCCGGGCCGGTGCGTCGTCTTCGAGGATGCCGTCTCGGGCGTGGCGGCGGGTTCTGCCGGAGCCTTCGGGCTGGTCATCGGGGTGGACCGCGGGGTGGGGCACGACAAACTGCTCGCCGCGGGCGCGGACATCGTGATCGACGATCTCGAGGAGGCTATCCGGTGACGACGCACATCAACGACATGTCGGGGTTCCACGACCCGATGGACCGCTACCGTTTCCCCGACGATCCCTGGGCGATCGTCGAGACCGCGCCCAGCACCAAGGACCTCGGCAAGACCGAGACGCTGTTCTCGGTGGGCAACGGGTACCTCGGGATGCGCGGGAACCCCTCGGAGGGCCGCGACTCCCACTTCCACGGCACCTTCATCAACGGCTTCCACGACGTGTGGGACATCCACCACGCCGAGAACGCCTACGGCTTCGCCCGCACCGGCCAGACCATCGTCAATGTCCCCGACTCCAAACTCATCAAGCTCTACGTCGATGACGAGCCGCTGCTGCTCAGCGTCAACGAGCTGCAGTCCTACAAGCGCTGGATCGACTTCCGGGAGGGGGTGCTGCGCCGCGAACTGGTGTGGCGCACCCCGGCCGGCAAACTCGTCCGGGTCGCCACCTCCCGGATGGTGTCCTTCACCCAGCGCCACCTCGCCCTCATCAGTATCGAGGTGACGATGCTGGAGGGGGACGCCCCGATCGTCATCAGCTCCCAGGTCCTCAACCGCCAGGACGGTCTGGACGAGTACCACGTCAAGGAGGACTCGCTGGGCGGGGTCGACGACCCGAGGCGCTCCCAGCTCACCGGCCAGCGGGTGCTCAATCCCGAGATCAACTGGCACTCCGACCGCCGGATGATCTTCGGCTTCCGCACCGTCCGTTCCGGGATGACGCTGGCCGTCGGCGCCGATCACGCCATCGAGACCGACAACCACGTCGACGAGATCATTGACACCAGTCCCGACATCGGCAAGCGGGTCTACCGGGTCGAGGCCAGGCAGGGCGTGCCGGTGCGCGTCGAGAAGGCGGTGGCCTACCACACCTCCCGCGGGGTGCCGGTCCATGAGCTCTTCGACCGGGTGCGCCGCACCCTTGACCGGGTCCGCGAGCAGGGCCACGAGCCCTATCACAAGGCCCAGCGCCGATGGCTCGAGGACTACTGGGCCACCGCCGACGTCGAGGTCGAGGGGGCGCCCCCGGGCGTCGAGCAGGCGATCCGCTGGAACCTCTTCCAGATCGCGCAGGCCTCGGCACGCGCCGACCAGATGGGTATTCCCGCCAAGGGGGTCACCGGATCCGGGTACGAGGGGCACTTCTTCTGGGACTCCGAGGTCTACATGATCCCGATGCTGACCTTCACCCATCCCAGACTCGCCGAGAATGCGCTGCGATTCCGGGTGAACACCCTGCCCCAGGCCAAGGAGCGGGCCAAGGAGCTGTCGGAGCGCGGGGCGCTGTTCCCCTGGCGGACGATCAACGGCGAGGAGGCCTCGGCCTACTACGCCGCCGGCACCGCCCAGTACCACATCAACGCCGACATCGCGCATTCCCTGATGACCTACGCCCTGGCCACCCATGACAAGAATTTCCTGTACCGGGATGCCGCACCGGTGATGGTGGAGACCGCGAGGCTGTGGGCCGACCTGGGGTTCTGGCGGGACAACGGCGGCCACCAGTTCCACATCCACGGGGTCACGGGCCCCGACGAGTACACCACGGTGGTGAACAACAACTTCTACACCAACGTGATGGCCCGGGCGAACCTCTTCGACGCCGCCTGGCTGATGCGCCGGATGGCCGCCGACGACCCACTGTGGTATGAGCATCTGCTCGACGAGCTCGGTCTGAGCGCCGAGGAGATCACCACCTGGGAGGAGTGCGCCGAGGGGATGGTGATCCCCTTCGACGAGACCTTCGGCATCCATCCCCAGGACGACCAGTTCCTGGAACGCGAGCTGTGGGACCTGGCCAACACCCCGGCCTCCAAGCGCCCCCTGCTGCTGCACTACCACCCGCTGGTGATCTACCGTTTCCAGGTGCTCAAGCAGGCCGACGTCGTGCTGGCGATGTTCCTGCAGGGAGAGGATTTCACCCATGCGGTGAAGCTTGCCGACTTCGAGTACTACGACCCGATCACGACCGGGGATTCCAGCCTTTCGGCGGTGGCGCAGTCGATCATCGCCGCCGAGGTGGGCCATCAGGAGATGGCCATGGACTATTTCCTCGACGCCCTGTACTGCGATCTGGCCGACACCCACCGCAACAGCGCCGACGGCGTCCACGTCGCCTCGGCCGGTGGGATCTGGGGCTGCCTGGTGCACGGCTTCTCCGGGATGCGGCATCTGAAGGGCCGGCTGAGCTTCGATCCGCGACTGCCCAGTGCCTGGGAGCGGATCCGCTACCGGGTCGTGGTGGGGGGCAGCACCCTCCAGGTGGACCTGAGCCGCGACGAGATCGCCTTCGAGGTGGTCTCCGGCCATGACCTGGAGGTCTCGGTACGTGGTGAGAAGGTCCACGTCGGCGCCGAGACCGTCCGCGTGCCGCTCACCGACCAGGGGCCGCTGCGGCCCAGTCTGAGAGGCACCCACCCGGTTGCCGGTCTGCGCCGGGCCGACGGATCCCTGGTGACCGCCGAGGTCCCCGGGTCGGTGTCCCCGGTGACCCCCGACACCGTCATCGGTAGCTGATCGGGCCGGCACCGGCCACGGCCTGGCACGACGAAGGGGCCGCCTCCAGCTGGAGGCGGCCCCTTCGTCTGCTCGGTCGACAGGTCAGCCGATCACCTGGTCACGGTGATCACCGGGGTGCCCGCGGACACCGCGTCGGCCGGGATGCCGGCCACCTCGGAGAACTCGTACCCGTTGGTGACCAGCACCGGGGTGATGTTCGAGTACCCGGCATCGGCGATGATCTGACGGTCGAAGACCACCAGCGGCTGTCCGGCGGTGACCCTGTCACCGGCCGCCACCTTGACGTCGAATCCCTTGCCGCCGAGCTCGACGGTGTCGATGCCGACGTGGATCAGCAGCTCCACCCCGTCGTCGAGCTTCAGGCCGAAGGCGTGTCCGGAATCGGGGGCCGTCACGATCGTGCCGTCAGCAGGCGACACGACCGTGTCGTTGGTCGGGTCGATGGCGATGCCCTGACCCACCACCCCGGTGGAGAACACCGGATCGGGGATCTCGGTGATCGGCAGTGACCGGCCCTCCAGCGGGGAGGTCACGGTGATCGTGGCCGTCTCGGTGGTGGTCCTCTCGGCGACGGCGGTCGCCGTGGTGCCGGGATGGGTGCTCGGCGCCGGTGCCACGGCGACGTCGGGGCTGGTCGGCGAGACCGCCTCCGGGCGCGACTCCTCGGCCTCCTGCGCCTCTTGCGCCGCCTTCGCGGCCTTGACCTCGGCCCTCTCCTCAGGGGTGCGGTAATCCCGGATGATCACCAGCGCCATCGCGGTGAAGAAGGCTGCGGCGATCGCGATGCAGTACAGCGGGATCTTGTTGAAGGCCGGGATGGTCAGCAGGGAGGTGAACACGAAGGCGCTGGTGTGCAGCCCGCCACCGATACCGATGATGAGGCCGCCCAGCAGACAGCCGGCGAGGATGGACGGGTAGATCCGCTTGAATCGC contains these protein-coding regions:
- a CDS encoding tetratricopeptide repeat protein — translated: MGTMSAESFNRPGAVDLSGLAAAAQSTSGPQAPGPGGSSWVVTADEEHFNELIGKSMQHPVLLELTSAHANAQAMSDELERLTNEAAGRWLLVRVDVDATPQIAQALRVQAVPTLLPILAGQPVSQPIQGTLGADQLKDLTDQISELAVANGITGRAAPVATAPAPVEGQDGEQAPATDPRTAAVEKLLHQGRYADAVLGYDELLAKTPGDPVLLAGRAGAATLQRLDGQDPHALLEAGEAAAPGDVDAQLAAADVELMGGDPAKAFDRIIGAIRVTREEERERARTRLLELFEMVGSADPAVAPARRALAAALF
- a CDS encoding HAD family hydrolase; protein product: MDWTAYSGALFDLDGVLTPTAIIHRRAWAEMFNGFLARYPEARPYTDDDYFAFVDGKPRYDGVRDVLVDRGITLPQGSPSDAASAETVCGLGNRKNDVFVQVLSRDGIGPYPGSQHLVDVLISRRVAMGVVSSSRNADPVLRASGLRDRFSVLVDGDVAAREGLKGKPAPDTYLRGAQLLGLDPGRCVVFEDAVSGVAAGSAGAFGLVIGVDRGVGHDKLLAAGADIVIDDLEEAIR
- a CDS encoding glycoside hydrolase family 65 protein, producing MSGFHDPMDRYRFPDDPWAIVETAPSTKDLGKTETLFSVGNGYLGMRGNPSEGRDSHFHGTFINGFHDVWDIHHAENAYGFARTGQTIVNVPDSKLIKLYVDDEPLLLSVNELQSYKRWIDFREGVLRRELVWRTPAGKLVRVATSRMVSFTQRHLALISIEVTMLEGDAPIVISSQVLNRQDGLDEYHVKEDSLGGVDDPRRSQLTGQRVLNPEINWHSDRRMIFGFRTVRSGMTLAVGADHAIETDNHVDEIIDTSPDIGKRVYRVEARQGVPVRVEKAVAYHTSRGVPVHELFDRVRRTLDRVREQGHEPYHKAQRRWLEDYWATADVEVEGAPPGVEQAIRWNLFQIAQASARADQMGIPAKGVTGSGYEGHFFWDSEVYMIPMLTFTHPRLAENALRFRVNTLPQAKERAKELSERGALFPWRTINGEEASAYYAAGTAQYHINADIAHSLMTYALATHDKNFLYRDAAPVMVETARLWADLGFWRDNGGHQFHIHGVTGPDEYTTVVNNNFYTNVMARANLFDAAWLMRRMAADDPLWYEHLLDELGLSAEEITTWEECAEGMVIPFDETFGIHPQDDQFLERELWDLANTPASKRPLLLHYHPLVIYRFQVLKQADVVLAMFLQGEDFTHAVKLADFEYYDPITTGDSSLSAVAQSIIAAEVGHQEMAMDYFLDALYCDLADTHRNSADGVHVASAGGIWGCLVHGFSGMRHLKGRLSFDPRLPSAWERIRYRVVVGGSTLQVDLSRDEIAFEVVSGHDLEVSVRGEKVHVGAETVRVPLTDQGPLRPSLRGTHPVAGLRRADGSLVTAEVPGSVSPVTPDTVIGS